The Ignavibacteriales bacterium sequence TTCACTACGTAATTCACAAGACAAATCTGATTCAAAACGGAATTCTAGACCGCCGAGATTTTTTCCAATTTGGCATTGAAGGATTAAGCGAGGCCATAGACCGTTTCGATCCCGATTTCGGGACCAAATTTGAGACGTATGCAATTCAGCGTATACGCGGAAAAATTTATGATGAGCTCCGCAAATACACGGATAAATTTGAACATGCAGTTCAAGGCGATAGCTGTACAAGTTATTCTTTGTCCAGTATCTCCTTGAATCAAACCGTAAACGATGATGACGGTATGCAATATCAAGAGCTTATCCCAAGCAGCGCAGAAAAACCCGATGCCATTCTGGAAACAAAAGATTTAAAACAAAGATTGGTTGATATTATAAAAGAACTAGGCGAAAGGGAAAGAACAATTTTGAGCTTGTATTACTACGAAGAATTGAACTACAAAGAAATTGCACAGGTGTTAAATATTACGGTTTCTCGAGTATCGCAGATTCATTCTAAAATAATTAGCGCACTTAAACTTAAGCTGGCAGAGTACAATGGTTGATGTTAAGCATCCTGAATTAAAAGAAAACATTAGAAAGAAGCTTCTGAATATTGGCACACTTCCGTCTATACCTCACATTATAACGGAAGTTTCTCAGATGCTGGACAGCGATAGAACAAGCGCAACTGATCTTTGCAAAATCATTTCTCAAGATCAAGGTATTGTCACAAAAATACTTGCAGTTGCAAATTCTCCATTGTATGGATTGCCAAGACGAGTTTCTACAATCGAGTTTGCAGTGATCATTATCGGTTTTGAACATATCAGAAATATTTTAGTTGCACTATCTCTTGTTGAAGCTTTTAAAGCCAAAAATACTCCGGATTGGAATCAGAATGCTTACTGGATCCACTCGTTGTTGACCGCAACAGCAGCAAAAAGAATTGCTGATGATCTTCACTACCCAAAATCCGGTGAAGTTTTTACTGCAGGCCTTCTTCACGATTTGGGTCTTGTAGTTCTTCAACGTTATTTGAATTCCGAATTCAAAAATATTTTAAGTATGATCGAGACAGATCAGGTCAATCACTTTACGGCAGAAGAAAAAACTCTTGGTTTTACACATCAGGATATAGGCGTGTTCTTACTTGAGAGATGGAATTTCCCTCCATACATAAGCGAAGCTATACTCTATCATCATAAACCGTCACTAACGGAAAAAGGAAGAGTTCTGGCTTCACTTATTCATCTTGCAGATTATATGACCCAGCGTTTATCAATAGGGGCTTTCGATTGGGATAATAATTTCGAACTCGATGAAAACATAATAGACATCCTCGGTTTTGGGAGTTTTCAATATTTAGAAGAATTTATTTTAGGCTACGAACCTTTATTTAAAAGTCATCTTGAATCAATAAATCTATAGGCTATCATGGAAACAATAACAACTGATTATTCGCAGAAGCGCGAGCGAACAGAATTGATCTTGAAAAAAGTTAATACATTAGCTCCCATTCCGAAGCTGTTAACTGAAGTGTTGGAACTGTTGAACGATCAATATACAAGTCCGCACATTTTATCAAAAGCAATATCCAAAGATCAAAGCGTAGTACTAAAACTTCTTACAATTGCCAACTCTCCATTTTACGGATTAACGAAAAGAGTATCTTCGATTGAGTTTGCAATAATGATTTTAGGTTACGATGAAATCAGAAATATTGTTTCTGCACTTTCGCTGATGGAATCGATGAGGAACAAAAGCGATCAATATCTTGATCAGAAAAATTTCTGGATGCACTCATACATTACAGCTACAATCTCCAAAAAAATTGCAATGGATTTTGGGTTGGAAAAAAGCGGTGAAGCATTTCTTGCAGGACTTTTACATGATCTCGGAATTTCAGTTGTCCATCGTTTCATGCATTCTGACTTTGTTAGTATTTGCGATCTTGTTAACAATGGTACCACATATCTTGATGCAGAAAGACAAGTTTTAGGAATAGACCATCAGTTGGTAGGAGAAATGCTTCTAAAGAATTGGAACATTCCTGAATTGATTTGCAATATTGTCAAGAATCATCACTCGCCGAATTTGTCTCAAGAAGCGCCGGTATTAAGTTCTGTAGTTCATCTGGCAGACTATATGACCCAGAAATTGCAGATGGGAGAATTGAATTGGGACGGCAACATTGAATTGAACGAGCACATTTTTAATAATCTGCATTTCAAAGATTTGACGGATCTTGGAAAATTTATAGAAAATTACCGTGAGCCATTAGTTGGTCAACTTGAATCATTGAGGTATTTAATTTGAGACTGATTAAAGACAATACTACCGAATATGAATCTTTTCACAAGTCGCTTCAGTATTTCACTAAACAATCTGCAGCGCGTGGAGATCTTAAACTTGTAAGTTTTGAGAACCATAAGGTTAATTCAACTCTATTTGAAAAATATTCTTTCTTTGTTCAGAATGTATCCTCGTTTCAAAAAAGAATTCAAAATATTGAAAGCGTTATAGAATTGAATTCGATTTTTCAAGAGTTTGTTAAAAGAATAATTTTTTCGAAAGAGGTAGAGATATTTCTGTTTAACGATTCTCGCCGCAATCTTATTCCTCTGAACACGGCTACATCACAACCGCACATCGCTGTGGTAAATAAAGCATATAAAGACGGCATTCTGGATTGGATATTCGAAACAAAGAAAGCAACTATAATTCCGGATCTGAATCTTCTCACAATTAATGGTTCGAAGCTCAATCAAATTATCTTCCCGATTTTTGATCGAAAAACAAATTATGGACTGCTTTCAATACTAACCCCGGTTACAAAAGTATCGGAGGATTCGCTTGAAAATCAATCGGTGCAAATTCTGTTAAGTATGATAATCCCGATGATTATAAATTTACGACAGAAACAAACAATCAATAAACTTTACCAGGAGCTTCAAGTTTACCAGTCTAAGATGAAAAATGATTTTGATACCTACGCAATTGGTGAACTTGCGCAGGGAATATTGGAAGAGATAGGCGAACCGCTTCAAGTTATTTTAAGTTATACAAACGATATTGAAAATGAACAGACCGTTGAAGGCGAGATTACGGATAAAATTAAACAGCAGGTAAAGAAGATCAGCGACCTTGCTGACCGTCTTGTTAAATTTTCCGGGCTTAACAAACCTCAGCCGCAAAAAAGCCAGCCGTGCGAAATAAACAAAGTTCTGCGTGAATTTATTAATGTAATAAAAACGACGCTTGATAATCTTGGACTGGAATGTGAATTGGATCTTGAAGAAAATATGCCACCCATTCTATGTGATCCTAAAGACATTAAACAATTATTATCGAGCATTTTCTCAATAATTAAAAGTGATTCTAAAAAAGGCGGGGCAATAGTTATACAATCAAAGTACATTAAAGAAAAAATTGTTCTTTCGGTTTTTACAACTGAACAAGTGATGGGACTGTCCAATCCGGAAGAATACAATTCGAATGTAACGGTAAAACTAATAAACGAACTTATGAAGAAGAATGAAGGTGTTGTTGAATTCAACTCGTTGCCGCTTAAAGGAACAATCATTCATCTGATTTTCCCATTGAAAAGGAAATTAAATCTATGAGATCCGTATTCTGTTTTGTTCTGATTTCTGCTTCGTTATTGTTTGCACAAAGTAAATCGGTTGACTCGAGTTCGACGGTTTCGCTTAAAGATGGCGTTCGTATAAGTGATCTTGTTCAGCAGCAGATAAACAAAGCAAAAGAAAAACAATCAATACAAACAGTTCCCATTGTAAAAGTTGTTACTCAATCCGGAATAAATCAACCGGTTAACAAAGAAATTCCGGGCTTTTTTAGTTCATTGCCTCTACATATAAAATTATTTTTTTCGATTTCAATTGTAATTCTGCTTGTTATCACGTTTAGAAGAGCAATACTTGCTTTTAAAAAGAGAGCTTCACAGATCCTAAAAAATAAAATTACAATGCTTCGCGAAGAAAAAGTTGTAACAAGAACAAATCCTAAACTTGAAGAAGCGCGCAAGAAACTGAGAAATAGCAAATCAATCTTTGATACAACCGATAAACACATCTCTAAAGTAGCAAAGGGATTAAACATTGCTAAAGGAGAACTTCTGCTTGCATCGCGGTTGAAGATCTTTGAAATTGGAAAAATGTAAGAGAGGATGAAATGATAAAAGGAATCTATACCGCCGCTCGAAGTCTTGAATACAAAGTTAAAAATATTGACGTGATAGCAAACAATCTTGCAAACTTGAGTACAACCGGATATAAAAGAGAAATTCCTTTTTCAGAAGTAATAAACCAGATGGGTGATGTTCAGATTAAAAAACTTTCCAGCCAACGGCAGGGAGATGTTCTTCTAACCGCTAATCCATTGGATATGGCTATTTCCGGTAAAGGGTTTTTTGCAGTCAAAAATGACGAAGGTAATATAGAACTTACCCGCAACGGGAGATTTAAAATTTCAGATGAAGGATTCTTGGTTGATAGCAGCAATCAAAAAGTTTTAGGAAAGAACGGTCCGATCTCTATGGAAGATACGATGCAGAATAAGGATTCGGTAATACTTGTTACAAAAGCCGGAGAAATTAAGGTTGGCGATAAAACAATTGATACTTTGTTAATTATGAATGTTGATGATTCAACTCAATTGGCCAGATCTGACGATTCTAACTTTGCAACTGATGGACAGCAATGCTTTGCAGCTCCCGAAACCGACTACGGTATTTCTCAAGGATATCTTGAAGGAGCTAACACAAATGCTATTGAAGAAATGGAAGCAATGATTCAGCTTAATAAAGAATATGAATCAGCACAAAAAATTATTGCCTCGCTAGATAAATCGCTCGCTCAGGCAAATGAAATTGGAAAAGTATAAAAGGAGAAGGTTATGTCAGAACGTGCATTAAGAACTGCGGCTACCGGTATGTATGCTCAGCAAATTAATATTGAAGTTATCTCTAACAATATTGCCAACATTAACACCACCGGATTTAAAAAGAATAAAGCTGAATTTCAAGACTTGATGTACCAGGAGGTCAGTATTAATCCTCTTACTTCATCTACTCCAGGGTTGGAAGACACAAGTACTTCTAAGATTCAAGTTGGTAATGGTGTTAAGCCGGCATCTTCTCAAAAAATATTCAAGCAAGGCGATGTTACACCTACTAACAATCAATTTGATCTCGCAATTCAAGGTGAAGGATTTTTTCAGGTACAAAAGAGCGATGGAACATTTGCTTATACACGCGATGGTTCGTTTAAAGTAAATGCGGAAGGAAAAATTGTTACTACAAGCGGATATACTCTGGAGCCAGGATTCACTTTGACTTCGGACATTGCGAGTGTTGCAATTGGAAAAGATGGAACCGTAGAAGCTCATTTGGTCGACGGCAGCGCAGCAACACTTGGTAATATTGAACTTGCGCGCTTCATGAACAACGGTGGTCTTAATTCACTTGGCGATAATCTTTATGCGGAAACTCCGGCATCCGGACAACCGGTTCTTGGAACTCCCGGAAATGCAGGCTTTGGCGAAATTAATCAAGGTTTTCTTGAAGCATCCAACGTTGATATCGTTGAAGAGATGATTTCGATGATTGCCGCACAACGCGCATACGAAATTAATTCTAAAACAGTTAAAACTGTGGAAGATATGATGACCATGGCAAACAATCTTAAGAACGGATAATTGATATGTTCGGATTAATCTCAATACTGATAGGTTTAGTTTTTGGGCAAGGGCAGAATTTTAACGTCCAGCTTAAAAAATATTTAGATGAAAAATTGAATTCGTATGCAAAGTATGAATATCAAATTATTCAAGCGCCTAAAAATTACTCCCGCATTGAAATTAGCGAAGATAGAAAATCGCGTTTGAACAAGAACTATTTCTATTTACCTGTAAAAATTTATGATAACAAAAATATTGCAAGTCTATCGCTTCTAACTATACGTGTAAAACTTTATAAAAATGTTTTTTCGGCGGCAAAGGAAATCCGGAGAAATGAAAATCTTTTGCCGAATATGTTCGAATTAAAACTTGCTGATGTTTCCTTGTACGGTGATAATATAATTAATGTAACGGAAAATCTTGCCAATTATAGAAGCAAGGTTCTTGTAAAATCCGGATCGATCCTTTCCGGAGAAATGATTGAACCGATTCCTGTAATAAACCGAGGCGATAAAATATTTCTTCATACCGGCGGTCTTGGTGTTGATGTTTCTATAGATGTAACTGCACGTCAAGACGGATGTGCTGGAGATGTGATAAGTGTTTTATCAAACGGAAACAAATTATACAAAGGGAAAATAGTAGATAAAAGCAATTTAACTCTGGTAGAATAATATGAAACGACTAATAACAATTTTATTACTTACTGTTCTCACAGTAACAATTAAAGCTCAGGATATGCGCCAAAATGCTTACTCGTCCCTTTTCTCTGATCAGAAGGCATGCAGGCAAGGAGATGCAATAACAATAATTGTATTAGAATCTACACAAGCTTCTAATAATTCCGCAACGAACGCTGGCAGAAAGAGTGATGTTGGATTCGGTCTTTCGGGTGGTCTTGATAAAACCGCTTTACCGAATGTTGATTTAAAAGTGGCAGCTAATAATGATTTCAGCGGTGAAGGATCAACTCAAACAAGAGGTAATATAAGTACAAAGATAAGCGCAACAGTAGACACGGTACTTGCCAACGGCAATCTAGTAATTCACGGCAGTAAAAAAATTACAATTAACGGTGAAGAGCAGACAATTATTATTAAAGGAACTGTGCGCCCATCCGATATTTCTCCGGGCAACGCAGTTCTTTCATACAACATTTCCAATGCAGAATTATCATTTGAAGGGAACGGCATAATTAATAATGCACAAAAACCGGGTTTATTAACAAAAATATTCCATTGGTTGTTTTAGGATCGAAATGAAAGCAAAACTTTTTTTATTCTTTATAATTCTTTTATTCATGGGGAATTCAATTTTTTCTCAGAGAATTAAAGATGTTGCATACATGTCCGGAAAAAATTCCGAACAAATAATTGGTTACGGATTAGTGGTAGGATTGGCAGGAACCGGAGATAGTTACCGTTCATCTTTCACAATACAATCTGTAACAAGTATGCTTAAAAGATTCGGGATAACCGTTCCTCAGACGGATCTTAAAACAAAAAATGTTGCCGCCGTAATTGTAACTGCAACGTTAAGTTCAAATTTACGAGCGGGCGCAGAGTTCGATGTAACCGTTTCTTCGATGGGAGATGCAACAAGTCTTCAAGGCGGAACTCTTCTGATGACACCGCTATCAAGTATAAGCGGTAAAGTATTTGGTTTTTCTCAAGGCGCAATATCTGTCGGAGGATACGATATAAATACTTCAACCGGGAATAGAGTTTCAAAAAATCATACTTTAGCCGGAAGAGTACCGCGCGGCGGCACACTAAAAGAATCAATGGAAGTTGCAGAGCAGTCCACTGGTGAAATTTCTGTCTTCTTGAAAGATCCGGATATTACTACATCGGAGAATATTTCAATAGCCGTAAATAAAAAGTTTGGAAGTGATATTGCCAAAGCTGTTGACGCCGCCGAAGTTAAAATTGCTATACCGCAAGACCGCCAAACAAATCTTGTTGGATTTCTTTCCGAGCTGGAAAACATCCCGGTTCAAGTTGATGAGATTGCAAAAGTTGTATTAAATGAAAGAACCGGTACTGTTGTTTCCGGTCAGAATGTAAAAATTCAGCCGGTCACAATTACTCACGGAAGTCTGAATATTACAATTCGTAATTATCCTATTGTCTCTCAACCGGGTGCGTTCTCTCAAGGAAAGACAGCCATTGTAAACAATTTGATTCCGTATGCTACTCAAGATTCAACAAACACCGTTGCCATACAAGGTGCAAGCAATGTTCAGGAAGTAGCGGCTGCACTAAATTCTCTAAAAGTTTCTCCGCGCGATATAATCTCAATTTTCCAAGCGCTTAAAGAAGCAGGCGCCCTTATGGCAGAATTAATTATAATGTAAATGAAAGAACTAACGCTCAAAATAGATAATCCGCAAAGGCAAATTTCACAACCGATGAAAGTGAATTCCCGTTATGATGAAAAGGGAAAAGCAAAGGTTGCCTCTGCAACAAAGCAATTTGAAAGTATGCTTACTCAAATGATGCTTAAGAGCATGAACAAGACTACAGGCGGAATGCTTGGCGAAGAAGGTTACGGCAACGATATGTTCGATACTGTTTTTGAACAAGAAATTGCCACTTATATGGGTAAAACAAAAAGTCTTGGACTTGCCGAGATGCTCTACAAAAAAATTACGGGTGAAGAGATGAAGCCCGAGTTGCGTACAAAGATCAGTAATAAAGTTGAACCAATAAAAGTAAATAATATTAATACAAAAATTGATTCGACAAATGTTCATCTAAGTAATGAACCATCAATAAAAATTGATTCAACGAATGTACACCCAAGTAATGAATCATTGAATAGAATCCAAAAGTTGGACCAGCATATTGACGAAGCAGCCAAATCCTATGGTGTAGATAGAAATATTATAAAATCCATCATAATGACAGAAAGCGCGGGGAATCAAAAAGCGGTTTCCAGCGCTAAAGCGAAAGGATTAATGCAGTTAATGGATTCAACAGCGGTAGATATGGGGGTTCAGAATGTGTTTAATGCTAGAGAAAATATTCTTGGAGGCACTAAATATTTTGCCAAAATGCTTCGACAATATAGTGGTGATGTGAAGCTTGCACTTGCGGCATATAATGCCGGGCCGAAAAATGTGGAAAGATACAATGGTATTCCTCCTTTTGAAGAGACAAAAAATTACATAAATAAAGTGTTAAGCTATTTCAATCATTTTAGTGAGAGTAAATTATGAACGCACAGCTTTTAGTTAATTCTTTGAGGCAGCAGGATAATAATCTTGACAATTTGATCGAAGTACTTGAAGAAGAAAAATTCGCAATTGTTCAAAACGATTATAACGCTCTTGAGCAAGTTATTCTTAAAGAACAAAAAGTACTGAAAACGGTTGAACGGGAAGAATCCAACCGTATTAAGATTATTAAAGAAATTGCCAGTCTATACTCGCTGGAACTTTCATCACCTTCTGTTGAAAATCTTCTTGAACATGGAAAAAGTTATTTAGAAAATGAAATGAAAGACCTGACAAAATTGCGCGAGACTATTAATCTTAAACTTGACAAAATAGCCCAGGCTAATTTACACTTGAAAACTGTGATCGAATTCTCACGCAATATGATTAAAGAAACTGTTCTGATGCTTGTGGGACCAAACAAGCACAAACTAGTTAACAAGAGAGTATAATAATGAGTATAGGTAATGTATTTGATGTAGCCGTACGGGCAATGTCTACATATCAGCAGGCAATAGATGTTACTGCAAACAATATTTCTAATGCAAGTAACCCCGATTATGCGCGTCAAAGAATTCAGTTTGCAACTGTAACTGCTGAAAATGGACGCGGAGCCGGTGTAACCGTTGCCGATGTTCAGCGGATTAAAGATGATCTGCTGGGAGTTCAAATTAGAAATTATCAATCAAAGTCATCCGATGCCAATAAACGCTCACAAGTACTTAGTCAGATTGAAAGCATAATTTCGGAGCCTTCAGATAATGGACTTTCAAATTATATGACTCAGTTTTTTAATTCGTGGGATCAACTAGCATCGCAGCCGAACTCAACTCCTCGAAGACTGGATGTAATTCAGAATGCTCAAACTGTTAGCGACCGCTTCTCACAAATTTTAAACGGGATGAATGATATTCAAACCAGTTTGCAAACAGAAGCTCTAAATGATGTTGCTACGATTAACACATATTTAAAAGATATTAACGGTCTAAATCAAAGAATTTCCGAATCGGAAATGCGCGGCATTAAAGCCAATGAATTAAAAGATCAAAGAGAGGCATTGATTGGTAATTTGAGTAAGATGGTTAATATAACCGTTCAAAAAAATCCGAATGGTTCGGTAAATGTAAATGTCGGCGGTTTATATGGTGCCGACCTTAATACATATAATCAATTTGAAATGAAGATTGTTAATGGTCAAATGCGGCTGGTTTCACAAAACGATTCTTCTGCTATAGCAATGCTAAACAGCGGTGAATTATTTGCAGTTTCTGACCTTTATTCAAACAAGATTGCTAAATACAAATCCAGTATTGAAAACCTTGAAACCGTTTTTGTGAATAAAATTAATCAACTGCATATGAGCGGGAATACCCTGGCGCAGGGTGCTAACTCAAAAACCGGAATTCCATTTTTTGGAGAACTTGACGTTAATGGAAATGTGATTAATTCTATTTCGAATGGTCAGCTGCAAATCAATCCAGCGATTTTAGATAACCCGGCTAATATTGCCGCTTCCAATGCAGTTAATAATGATGGAAACGGTAATAATGCTATTCAAATTGCCAAACTGCTTGATTCAAAACTATTGGAGTTAAACGGCCAGAGTTTATTGGATAATTATTCAACTACACTAAATAGCATTGGATTAGATAAAGTTTCTAACGATAATACAATACAATCAAGTGAGGCAATCCTTTTACAGTTAGGAAACCAGGATTCATCTACTTCCGGAGTTTCACTTGATGAAGAAATGGCAAACGTTCTCAAATTTCAACGTTCATACGATGCCGCCTCTAAAATGGTAAAAATAGCGGATGAAATGATTCAGACAATTTTACAAATGGTGTAATTATGAGAGTAACAGAAAGTTCAATAAACGCAACGTACTTGTATAATCAGCAGCAAGTTCTCAAGCGTAAAACACAAATTCAGATTGAACTTGCAACCAATAGCAGGATTCAAACACTATCGGACGATGTTACCGGTTCACTTGAGAGCATAAAACTAAACTCTCAAATAAAAAAGACCGATACATATGTGCAGAATGGAGTAAATGCAAAACAGTTTATGAATTCTTCTCTTCAATCGCTTGATAACATGACTGTGGAAATTCAAAAAATAATGACCACTTGCGTAGATGCCGATAATCCGCTTAATGTTCAAAATTATGGAACAATGGTACAATCAATTAAAGATTCGTTAACCGCGATTGTACAAAATATGACAGCAAAGCATAATGGTATGCCTCTTTTTGGAGGAACTAATTTTCAGTCGGATCCTGTTACGATTGACGTAAATGGGAAAGCCGTCATTTCGGCCGAAGATTTTTCGGGAGTGATGCAAGCTCAAATTTCTCAAGACGTAAAACAGACATACAATATACCCGGCTCTAAATTATTAGGAACGGGCATATTTGATTCAATTAATAATATCATAGATTCTTTAACTGCTGGGACTGCACCTACCAAAGCTCAGCAAACAGATTTAGAAAACGCATATAATGCGATTCTAAATGTACAATCTCTTGGCGGTCAATCTATTAATAGAATGGATGATTTGAACCAGATGTTGACAACCCAAACAATAAATTTGCAGGAGATGCTTAGCAACAAACAGGGAGTAGATGTAGCAGCCCTTACAGTTGAATTACAAAACAAAGATTACTTATTACAGATCACTAATAAACTTTTAGCGAACAATTATCCTAAATCTCTTTTTGATTATCTATGATAAAGAAAACAGGAACATTGATTGGACTTCTTCTTGGTTTATTTTCCATTTTCGGAGCGTTTTTTTTAGAAGGCGGTTCCTTTAAAGCGCTGTTTTTATTTTCGTCTTTAGTAATTGTTTTTGGCGGAACATTTTCTGCAATCATTATTGGTTTTGGACTAGACAAATTCAAAAATATAGTTACGCTTATTCGACTAGCTTACTTTCCCAGAGAGTATGATGTGAGCCGGGTGATTGACACATTTGTAGAACTCTCTATTAAAGCACGAAAAGAAGGATTGCTTTCAATCGAAAAAGATTTGAACAAATTTGGTTATGTCTTTCCTAAAAAGATGACAAAGTTTGTTCTTGATGGCACTGATGCCGAATCGCTACAGAATCTTGCACAGCTTGAATTAAAAACAATGCAGGAAAGGCATTATTCAAATATTTTCATATTTACAAAAATGGGAGGATATGCACCCACAATGGGTATTATAGGAACTGTAATGGGTTTGATAATGACCCTTGCTAATGCCGGCGCAGATCCTAATTCATTAATTAAAAATATTGCAACCGCATTTATTGCAACGCTGTGGGGTGTATTCAGCGCAAACATTTTATGGCTTCCAGTAGGAGATAGATTAAAGAGATGTCATTCAGAGGAGAAAAATATGATGGAGATTTCTTTGGAGGGAGTGCTAACACTTCAGAGCGGAGAAATTCCTTCGATAATGAAGGCAAGACTAATAGGAATGCTTCCGCAAAGAGAACAATTAAGCAAAATGAGTTCTTAGATTCCGAAGAAAATCCTTATGCAGAAAGCGGTGATAAAGATCGGTACTTAATTACCTATTCCGATTTAATTACGCTGCTTTTGGGCTTGTTCATTATTCTTTATGCCGTATCGAATATTGACAACAGTAAGTATAAAAATGTTGTTGCAGCAATGGGAAGTTATTTCGGCAATGAGTCTATTGTTCCAAAAATGGCGGAATCAAAAATATTGACTAGGCCGAGAGAGAAAGTAAGCGAAGAACTCAGCAAGTTGATTGTAGAAAATAATTACTCGAACTCTATTCAATTGGAAGAAAACGAAAGAGGTGTTACGATACATATTCTGGATGATATTTTATTTCCTCCCGGCAAAGCGGATATGAATGAGTCTTCTAAATTAGTATTGAAAAAATTAGCTAAAGTTCTCAGCACAATTCCAAACGATATCAGAATAGAGGGACATACAGATAATATACCGATATTTACAGAACGCTATCCTTCTAACTGGCATCTTTCGGTGGATAGAGCATTAAGTACCGCTTATTATTTAATAAAACAAGAAAATATCTCTCCGGATAAAGTTTCTATTGTTGGTTACTCGGAATACAGACCGATTGCTACGAACGATACACCGGAATCAAGAGCTAAAAACAGAAGAGTAGATTTAGTAATTCTTAAGTGAGTAAATATGAAAATCAACACACATCAATTTGGTGAAATTGAATTCACCGAAGAAAAAATAATTAACTTCGAAAACGGCTTGTTCGGTTTCGAATATCTAAAAAAATATCTTTTCATTAAACCGGATGACAGTTTTTTCTATTGGCTAAACTCAATCGAAAATCCCGATATTGCTTTCCCGATGTTTGGTCTTAGAGTAATTGATGATCATTTCCCGCAGGAAGAAAATTTTGAGGCGTTTGGAATTGTGACACTTAATTCTAACCCTCTTAATATCACATTGAATCT is a genomic window containing:
- a CDS encoding MotA/TolQ/ExbB proton channel family protein, translated to MIKKTGTLIGLLLGLFSIFGAFFLEGGSFKALFLFSSLVIVFGGTFSAIIIGFGLDKFKNIVTLIRLAYFPREYDVSRVIDTFVELSIKARKEGLLSIEKDLNKFGYVFPKKMTKFVLDGTDAESLQNLAQLELKTMQERHYSNIFIFTKMGGYAPTMGIIGTVMGLIMTLANAGADPNSLIKNIATAFIATLWGVFSANILWLPVGDRLKRCHSEEKNMMEISLEGVLTLQSGEIPSIMKARLIGMLPQREQLSKMSS
- a CDS encoding OmpA family protein, which produces MKQNEFLDSEENPYAESGDKDRYLITYSDLITLLLGLFIILYAVSNIDNSKYKNVVAAMGSYFGNESIVPKMAESKILTRPREKVSEELSKLIVENNYSNSIQLEENERGVTIHILDDILFPPGKADMNESSKLVLKKLAKVLSTIPNDIRIEGHTDNIPIFTERYPSNWHLSVDRALSTAYYLIKQENISPDKVSIVGYSEYRPIATNDTPESRAKNRRVDLVILK
- the flgN gene encoding flagellar export chaperone FlgN, yielding MNAQLLVNSLRQQDNNLDNLIEVLEEEKFAIVQNDYNALEQVILKEQKVLKTVEREESNRIKIIKEIASLYSLELSSPSVENLLEHGKSYLENEMKDLTKLRETINLKLDKIAQANLHLKTVIEFSRNMIKETVLMLVGPNKHKLVNKRV
- a CDS encoding transglycosylase SLT domain-containing protein, with the protein product MKELTLKIDNPQRQISQPMKVNSRYDEKGKAKVASATKQFESMLTQMMLKSMNKTTGGMLGEEGYGNDMFDTVFEQEIATYMGKTKSLGLAEMLYKKITGEEMKPELRTKISNKVEPIKVNNINTKIDSTNVHLSNEPSIKIDSTNVHPSNESLNRIQKLDQHIDEAAKSYGVDRNIIKSIIMTESAGNQKAVSSAKAKGLMQLMDSTAVDMGVQNVFNARENILGGTKYFAKMLRQYSGDVKLALAAYNAGPKNVERYNGIPPFEETKNYINKVLSYFNHFSESKL
- the flgK gene encoding flagellar hook-associated protein FlgK, which produces MSIGNVFDVAVRAMSTYQQAIDVTANNISNASNPDYARQRIQFATVTAENGRGAGVTVADVQRIKDDLLGVQIRNYQSKSSDANKRSQVLSQIESIISEPSDNGLSNYMTQFFNSWDQLASQPNSTPRRLDVIQNAQTVSDRFSQILNGMNDIQTSLQTEALNDVATINTYLKDINGLNQRISESEMRGIKANELKDQREALIGNLSKMVNITVQKNPNGSVNVNVGGLYGADLNTYNQFEMKIVNGQMRLVSQNDSSAIAMLNSGELFAVSDLYSNKIAKYKSSIENLETVFVNKINQLHMSGNTLAQGANSKTGIPFFGELDVNGNVINSISNGQLQINPAILDNPANIAASNAVNNDGNGNNAIQIAKLLDSKLLELNGQSLLDNYSTTLNSIGLDKVSNDNTIQSSEAILLQLGNQDSSTSGVSLDEEMANVLKFQRSYDAASKMVKIADEMIQTILQMV
- a CDS encoding flagellin, yielding MRVTESSINATYLYNQQQVLKRKTQIQIELATNSRIQTLSDDVTGSLESIKLNSQIKKTDTYVQNGVNAKQFMNSSLQSLDNMTVEIQKIMTTCVDADNPLNVQNYGTMVQSIKDSLTAIVQNMTAKHNGMPLFGGTNFQSDPVTIDVNGKAVISAEDFSGVMQAQISQDVKQTYNIPGSKLLGTGIFDSINNIIDSLTAGTAPTKAQQTDLENAYNAILNVQSLGGQSINRMDDLNQMLTTQTINLQEMLSNKQGVDVAALTVELQNKDYLLQITNKLLANNYPKSLFDYL
- the fliW gene encoding flagellar assembly protein FliW, encoding MKINTHQFGEIEFTEEKIINFENGLFGFEYLKKYLFIKPDDSFFYWLNSIENPDIAFPMFGLRVIDDHFPQEENFEAFGIVTLNSNPLNITLNLKAPVYINQNDKSGFQKIVDTDNYPVNYNLFSE